CTCGACGTCGACGACAGCGAAATCAAAGCGCCTCGCGCCGGCCTGATTCAAAAGGCGAGCGTCGAGGAAGGCGATCTCATCAGTGCCGGCGGGCAGACGCTGCTTGCCACGATCTACGACGACACGACGATCGACGTGTGGTTCAGCGTGCCCGACCGCGTTTACCTGCGAGCCGTCCGCAACACGCCCGAAGGAGCGCCGCCGACGGTCGGCGTGCGGACGGAGTTGGACGACGACTTTCCCTTCAGCGGCGAGATCGAGTACGCCGACCCGGTCGCCGACGAGCTGACGGGCACGATCCGGATTCGGGCCAGCGTCGACAATCCGGATCGCACGCTGCTCGGCGGGTTGTTCG
The sequence above is drawn from the Planctomycetota bacterium genome and encodes:
- a CDS encoding efflux RND transporter periplasmic adaptor subunit; this translates as LDVDDSEIKAPRAGLIQKASVEEGDLISAGGQTLLATIYDDTTIDVWFSVPDRVYLRAVRNTPEGAPPTVGVRTELDDDFPFSGEIEYADPVADELTGTIRIRASVDNPDRTLLGGLFVRVRIPTGQLDEAVLVPEAAVLRDQVGPYVLVVGEGNVVERRNVELGATDAGDVIVTSGLAAEDRLVTRGLLRARPGAPVTPKTEPPSESPTTSPAE